The Euphorbia lathyris chromosome 3, ddEupLath1.1, whole genome shotgun sequence genome contains a region encoding:
- the LOC136223437 gene encoding uncharacterized protein, with amino-acid sequence MAVVVMASHLSDLISKFQFFLLNQQKPMFSHLFFLAFSVSSFISLILLYRSFNRAKKEEGNQNADASVINRSLSKIIDETRKTEQTNFTHSLLLDIFPPDSPKWASLFGNCPEETRSVQGDEGDVSVGDSPRVKKKKKRAKKKRLDSNSVENGGEERERERETQGLDSGSGQVKPELVCLYPFTSTSSATQRKIKQQYDHLVKCNESRGLTLAQVGEFANCLIEARTELQHKSEVIKRKFTITKALLFKADRSSIDRLRQQIYKLELDQKRLEEDTFVYNWLQQQLKLSPAYKKMLEISACMESKAKSDKLMEKKDLEVADISFEELLAQEKKDSFWQKNGKLRVSS; translated from the exons ATGGCGGTGGTGGTTATGGCTTCACATCTATCTGATCTTATctctaaatttcaattttttctcctaaatcaACAAAAACCCATGTTTTCCCATCTCTTCTTCTTGGCTTTCTCTGTGTCTTCCTTCATCTCTCTAATTTTACTCTATAGAAGCTTCAATAGGGCAAAGAAAGAGGAAGGGAACCAGAATGCTGATGCTTCAGTTATTAACCGTTCTCTGTCGAAAATAATTGATGAAACTCGAAAAACCGAGCAGACCAATTTCACTCATTCCCTTCTTCTCGACATTTTTCCGCCGGATTCTCCTAAATGGGCTAGTTTGTTCGGAAATTGCCCGGAGGAAACAAGGTCCGTTCAGGGGGATGAAGGAGACGTGTCGGTTGGCGATTCTCCGAGagtgaagaagaaaaagaagagggcaaagaagaagagattaGATTCGAATAGTGTAGAAAATGGGGgcgaagagagagaaagagaaagagaaacgCAAGGTTTGGATTCGGGTTCGGGTCAGGTTAAGCCTGAATTGGTATGTTTGTATCCGTTTACCTCAACGAGTAGTGCGACACAGAGGAAGATCAAGCAGCAGTATGATCATCTTGTCAAGTGCAATGAAAGCAGAGGATTGACATTAGCTCAG GTTGGAGAATTTGCTAATTGCTTGATTGAAGCAAGAACTGAGTTGCAGCACAA GTCCGAGGTCATCAAACGTAAGTTCACAATAACAAAGGCTCTACTGTTCAAGGCGGACAGGTCCTCAATTGATCGCCTTCGTCAACAG ataTACAAGCTGGAGCTAGACCAAAAAAGATTAGAAGAGGATACATTTGTCTATAACTGGCTTCAACAACAGCTTAAACTTTCACCAGCGTACAAAAAG ATGCTTGAGATCAGTGCGTGCATGGAGTCAAAGGCAAAGTCCGATAAGTTGATGGAGAAGAAAGATTTAGAAGTGGCCGATATCTCGTTTGAAGAGCTATTAGCACAAGAAAAGAAGGATTCATTTTG GCAAAAAAATGGGAAATTAAGAGTATCATCATGA
- the LOC136222929 gene encoding transmembrane 9 superfamily member 7 has protein sequence MKMARISATIFFALLLISSARSFYLPGVAPRDIHRGDPLAIKVNKLSSTKTQLPYDYYFLKYCKPEKILNSAENLGEVLRGDRIENSLYTFEMMEEQPCKVACRSTLDAESAKNFKEKIDDEYRVNMILDNLPVAVLRQRRDGSQSTTYEHGFRVGFKGNYAGSKEEKYFINNHLSFRVMYHKDPETDSARIVGFEVTPNSINHEYKQWSDKNPQVSTCNRDTKKLIQGSTVPQEVDSGKAIVFTYDVTFKESDIKWASRWDTYLLMNDDQIHWFSIINSLMIVLFLSGMVAMIMMRTLYRDISNYNQLETQDEAQEETGWKLVHGDVFRAPINSGLLCVYVGTGVQVFGMTFVTMIFALLGFLSPSNRGGLTTAMVLLWVSMGLLAGYSSARLYKMFKGTEWKRNTLKTAFMFPGILFAIFFVLNALIWGEQSSGAVPFGTMFALVCLWFGISVPLVFVGSYLGFKKPAIEDPVKTNKIPRQIPEQAWYMKPIFSILIGGILPFGAVFIELFFILTSIWLNQFYYIFGFLFIVFVILLITCAEITIVLCYFQLCSEDYYWWWRSYLTAGSSALYLFLYSIFYFFTKLEITKLVSGILYFGYMVIISYAFFVLTGTIGFYACFWFVRKIYSSVKID, from the exons ATGAAGATGGCTAGGATCTCTGCTACCATCTTCTTCGCTCTCCTCCTAATTTCTTCTGCGCGCTCTTTCTATCTCCCCGGCGTGGCTCCTCGCGACATTCACAGG GGCGATCCCTTGGCTATCAAGGTGAATAAGTTGTCATCTACAAAGACACAACTTCCATATGACTACTACTTCTTGAAATATTGTAAGCCTGAAAAGATCTTGAACAGTGCAGAAAATTTAGGGGAGGTTCTTCGAGGTGACCGCATTGAGAATTCTCTCTACACT TTTGAAATGATGGAAGAGCAGCCATGCAAAGTGGCCTGTCGATCAACACTAGATGCTGAATCTGCAAAGAATTTTAAGGAAAAAATTGATGATGAATATCGGGTCAATAT GATTCTTGATAATCTACCGGTTGCTGTTCTTAGACAAAGGAGGGATGGCAGCCAGTCAACAACTTATGAACATGGTTTTCGTGTTGGATTCAAAGGAAATTATGCTGGG AGTAAAGAggaaaaatattttatcaacAACCACTTGAGCTTTAGAGTCATGTATCACAAGGATCCTGAGACAGACTCTGCTCGAATTGTTGGGTTTGAGGTTACTCCAAATAG TATTAATCATGAATATAAGCAATGGAGTGATAAAAATCCTCAAGTGTCAACCTGCAACAGAGATACTAAAAAGTTAATTCAAGGTAGCACTGTTCCACAAGAAGTTGACTCAGGCAAGGCAATTGTGTTCACCTATGATGTTACCTTCAAG GAAAGTGACATTAAATGGGCATCCCGATGGGACACATACCTGCTTATGAATGATGATCAGATCCATTGGTTCTCGATCATAAACTCACTGATGATTGTACTATTTCTCTCTGGCATGGTGGCCATGATCATGATGAGAACTTTGTATAGAGATATTTCAAACTACAACCAATTGGAGACTCAAGATGAAGCTCAGGAAGAAACTGGGTGGAAACTGGTACATGGAGATGTGTTCAGGGCACCTATCAACTCTGGGTTACTCTGTGTTTATGTTGGTACAGGTGTGCAAGTCTTTGGGATGACATTTGTGACAATGATATTTGCATTATTGGGCTTCTTGTCGCCTTCCAATCGAGGTGGTCTTACAACCGCTATGGTCCTTTTGTGGGTTTCCATGGGATTGTTGGCCGGTTACTCATCGGCACGTTTGTACAAAATGTTCAAGGGAACAGAGTGGAAGAGGAACACCCTAAAAACTGCATTTATGTTCCCAGGTATTCTTTTCGCGATCTTCTTCGTACTGAATGCCCTGATCTGGGGGGAACAGTCTTCAGGTGCAGTACCTTTTGGGACAATGTTTGCTTTGGTTTGCTTGTGGTTTGGTATATCCGTTCCCTTGGTATTCGTGGGTAGTTACCTTGGTTTTAAAAAGCCAGCTATTGAAGATCCTGTGAAAACAAACAAAATCCCCAGGCAGATACCGGAACAAGCATGGTACATGAAACCAATCTTCTCGATACTCATCGGAGGCATTCTTCCATTTGGTGCTGTTTTTATTGAGCTCTTTTTCATCTTGACATCAATTTGGTTGAACCAGTTCTACTACATCTTTGGCTTCCTCTTCATAGTGTTTGTGATCCTTCTGATCACTTGTGCAGAGATAACAATAGTTCTCTGCTACTTTCAGTTATGCAGCGAGGACTATTACTGGTGGTGGAGATCTTACCTTACTGCTGGCTCCTCAGCTCTGTACCTTTTCCTCTACTCAATTTTCTACTTCTTCACAAAGCTGGAAATCACAAAGTTGGTTTCGGGCATCCTCTACTTCGGTTACATGGTTATCATATCGTACGCTTTCTTTGTTTTGACTGGAACAATTGGTTTCTATGCTTGCTTCTGGTTTGTCCGGAAGATATACTCGTCTGTGAAAATTGATTaa